One Nitrospirota bacterium genomic region harbors:
- a CDS encoding dolichyl-phosphate beta-glucosyltransferase has product MTTSGPITLSVVIPAYNESARIAPYLAGITAYFSRRHVPYEVLVVDDGSTDGTASLVEKFGTDEPAVRVIRLARNSGKGCAVRTGMLQARGALRLMADADGATPIQEWERLEAAIRDGADLAIGSRPLAYRDPRYTVLVRRHRSLLGNLFNRVVQRLGVPGIADTQCGFKLFRAAVAQALFSVARIDGYGFDLELLYVAQRRGYRIAEVPINWADQPGSKVRVLRDGLRMFRELLAVRRNYARGLYNHPRA; this is encoded by the coding sequence GTGACCACCTCTGGCCCGATCACCCTCTCCGTCGTCATCCCGGCCTACAACGAGTCAGCCCGTATCGCCCCGTATCTCGCCGGCATCACGGCCTATTTCTCACGCCGGCACGTCCCTTACGAAGTCCTCGTCGTGGACGACGGGAGCACGGACGGGACCGCCTCACTGGTCGAGAAATTCGGGACCGACGAGCCGGCCGTGCGGGTCATCCGCCTCGCCCGGAACAGCGGCAAGGGGTGCGCCGTCCGGACCGGCATGCTCCAAGCCCGAGGGGCGCTGCGCCTGATGGCCGACGCGGACGGAGCCACGCCGATTCAGGAATGGGAACGGCTGGAGGCCGCCATCCGCGACGGGGCGGACCTGGCCATCGGCTCGCGCCCCCTGGCCTATCGCGACCCCCGCTACACGGTCCTGGTCCGCCGGCACCGCTCCCTGCTTGGGAACCTGTTCAACCGGGTCGTGCAGCGGCTGGGCGTTCCCGGCATCGCCGACACGCAATGCGGGTTCAAGCTGTTCCGGGCGGCCGTGGCCCAGGCTCTCTTCTCCGTGGCCCGGATCGACGGCTACGGGTTCGACCTGGAGCTGCTCTACGTCGCCCAACGGCGGGGATACAGGATCGCGGAGGTGCCGATCAACTGGGCCGACCAGCCCGGCTCCAAGGTCCGGGTCCTGCGCGACGGGCTGCGGATGTTCCGCGAACTGCTGGCGGTGCGGCGGAACTACGCACGAGGTCTGTACAACCACCCCCGGGCCTAG
- a CDS encoding DUF433 domain-containing protein, which translates to MPKVLHPHITSDPAVCGGSPCITGTRFTVRAVVIYILQHGNTPEELRVTFPHLSLAAIHDALSYYYDHRDEIDREIAEHESLDPTIDVKP; encoded by the coding sequence ATGCCGAAGGTGCTACATCCTCATATCACCAGTGATCCGGCTGTCTGTGGCGGCAGCCCGTGCATTACAGGGACTCGGTTCACCGTCCGGGCCGTGGTGATCTATATCCTGCAGCACGGGAATACCCCCGAAGAACTTCGTGTGACCTTTCCCCATCTCAGCCTTGCGGCGATTCACGATGCACTCTCCTACTACTATGACCACCGGGACGAGATCGATCGGGAAATCGCCGAACACGAATCCCTCGATCCAACGATCGACGTCAAGCCCTGA
- a CDS encoding DUF5615 family PIN-like protein, giving the protein MTTGTRSIGKSPNTNPSIQRSTSSPEDSPRSYTHPVKLYLDESVSTVLASFLSQQGVDCQTAQQAGRLGASDEDQLRHATRTGRAILTHDTRDFLRLAREWGQAGRSHSGIILSHQVPYRVLVKRLHSFLSTYQGADLTDQVLWLPPP; this is encoded by the coding sequence ATGACCACCGGGACGAGATCGATCGGGAAATCGCCGAACACGAATCCCTCGATCCAACGATCGACGTCAAGCCCTGAAGACAGCCCCCGCTCATACACGCATCCGGTGAAGCTCTACCTCGACGAATCTGTCTCGACTGTGCTGGCCTCGTTCCTCTCACAACAAGGAGTGGACTGTCAGACGGCGCAGCAGGCTGGTCGCCTCGGCGCCTCTGATGAAGACCAGCTTCGTCACGCGACCCGGACTGGCCGTGCAATCTTGACCCATGACACGCGGGATTTCCTACGACTCGCCCGGGAGTGGGGCCAAGCCGGCCGTTCCCACAGCGGCATTATCTTGTCCCATCAGGTTCCGTACCGGGTCCTCGTGAAGCGGCTCCATTCCTTTTTGTCAACCTACCAAGGCGCCGATCTCACCGATCAAGTCCTGTGGCTCCCACCGCCGTAA
- a CDS encoding carbamoyltransferase C-terminal domain-containing protein, with the protein MRVLGLLNMRDAAAALVQDGRILAAAEEERFVRIKHVTALPLHAIRYCVEEAGIRLDQVDAIAVPWKYWMIGRRAALALTAMLRSPTLFRVKGTRGVERLGREWAELALLSRKLAAALGPVRAQPVFLDHHLCHAASSFLVSPFERAAILVVDGASEAHTAMLGVGEGSSIKVLSRIALPHSLGQFYAAVTAFLGFVPDQDEYIVMGLAAYGEPTLAPLLREHILRLEPDGGFSLNVRLFDFHLARVGVFLPDLVRLLGPNRKPGEEITQRHRDLAASAQLVLEETLLHLARHLHRLTKVDRLCLAGGVAFNCVANSRLRRESEFREIYVPPAAGDAGAALGAALWLSARRGTLARREVMTQTYLGPRFGEAEYRRTLAQAGLTWETLPDEDLCVRVATELARGRLVFWFQDRMEWGPRALGNRSLLADPRREDMRELINSKVKLREPFRPFAPSVLEERATEYFDLPEPSPFMLFTCPVRPSAKGIIPAVVHADGTSRVQTVDRTANPKYRKLLEAFDRLTGVPVLLNTSFNVNEPIVCTPEEAVRCFLRTDVDWLVLGNLLVRRPGGRVIGDA; encoded by the coding sequence ATGCGCGTCCTCGGGCTCCTGAACATGCGCGATGCGGCAGCGGCCCTGGTTCAGGACGGGCGCATCCTGGCCGCGGCCGAAGAGGAACGGTTCGTCCGCATCAAGCACGTCACCGCGCTCCCGCTCCACGCGATCCGATACTGTGTAGAGGAGGCCGGCATCCGGCTGGACCAGGTGGATGCGATCGCGGTCCCCTGGAAGTATTGGATGATCGGCCGCCGCGCCGCCCTGGCCCTGACCGCCATGCTGCGCTCGCCGACGCTCTTCCGGGTGAAGGGGACGAGGGGAGTCGAACGGTTGGGCCGCGAGTGGGCCGAATTGGCCCTGCTCTCGCGCAAGCTGGCCGCCGCCCTCGGGCCCGTTCGGGCCCAGCCGGTCTTTCTGGACCATCACCTTTGCCACGCCGCCAGCAGCTTTCTCGTCTCGCCGTTCGAACGGGCCGCGATCCTGGTCGTGGACGGGGCCTCCGAGGCCCACACGGCGATGCTGGGGGTGGGGGAGGGGAGCTCCATCAAGGTCCTCTCGCGGATCGCCCTGCCCCACTCGCTCGGCCAGTTCTACGCGGCCGTCACGGCCTTCCTCGGCTTTGTCCCGGATCAGGACGAATATATCGTGATGGGGCTGGCGGCTTACGGCGAGCCGACGCTCGCGCCGCTCCTCCGCGAGCACATCCTGCGGCTGGAGCCGGACGGCGGGTTTTCCCTGAACGTCCGGCTGTTCGATTTCCACCTGGCCCGGGTCGGCGTCTTCCTGCCGGACCTCGTCCGCCTGCTGGGGCCGAACCGGAAGCCGGGGGAGGAGATCACCCAGCGGCATCGCGATCTGGCGGCCAGCGCCCAGCTCGTGCTCGAAGAGACGTTGCTCCACCTGGCGCGCCACCTGCACCGCCTGACGAAGGTGGACCGTCTCTGTCTGGCCGGAGGGGTGGCCTTCAACTGCGTGGCGAACAGCCGGCTGCGCCGGGAGTCGGAATTCCGCGAAATCTATGTTCCGCCGGCGGCCGGGGATGCGGGCGCGGCGCTCGGCGCGGCGCTCTGGCTGTCCGCCCGGCGCGGAACCCTCGCCCGGCGCGAGGTCATGACCCAGACCTACCTCGGGCCCCGGTTCGGCGAAGCCGAGTACCGGCGGACCCTCGCCCAGGCCGGGCTGACCTGGGAGACGCTGCCGGACGAGGATTTGTGCGTCCGGGTCGCGACGGAGTTGGCCCGGGGGCGCCTGGTCTTCTGGTTCCAGGATCGTATGGAATGGGGTCCCAGGGCCCTCGGCAACCGGAGCCTGCTGGCCGATCCGCGGCGGGAGGACATGCGGGAGCTCATCAACAGCAAGGTGAAGCTGCGGGAGCCCTTCCGGCCCTTCGCCCCCTCCGTGCTGGAGGAACGGGCGACGGAGTATTTCGACCTCCCGGAGCCGTCCCCCTTCATGCTGTTCACCTGTCCGGTGCGCCCCTCGGCCAAGGGCATCATCCCCGCCGTGGTCCACGCGGACGGAACGTCCCGCGTCCAAACCGTGGATCGGACGGCGAACCCCAAGTACCGGAAGTTGCTCGAGGCCTTCGACCGGCTGACCGGCGTCCCCGTGCTCCTGAACACCTCCTTCAACGTCAACGAGCCGATCGTCTGCACGCCGGAGGAAGCCGTCCGCTGTTTCCTCCGAACGGACGTGGATTGGCTCGTGCTGGGCAACCTGCTGGTCAGGCGCCCAGGAGGGCGCGTGATCGGTGACGCGTGA
- a CDS encoding caspase family protein, translating to MSNLRITHQGRIPLRCGLAGLAPVLLIALLTGCDKAKGVFMRATLPDMGPPIPMSVRIDFDPSLVKARDQFTNACNAPQEMRIGEELESVLIQAAYQNFKAVYTGGKVPAGVKPDVEVYLTLQQAGLKIQTDGIYDRLPTDLTLEVLALFKDSSGKVLLEQPIKANRQEKLILEPTQHRCAYLGSEKFLHDAAVGLAVQFVQHARNLLAPDAAYAQAAGPPGEPAPPVQPAPAIQAAPAPVPPQAGPAGLTFKATVLDENNNAVLESGERVKVRVDLINAGQAPAQNVSVSLSGSPAILSQFPATSLPIGTLQPGESRSVEFPATLPPSAGELRGELQVSLAAAGAVAAPVQTVAVTVRPAGTRASAGPQAARSYEDVDRVPASSGLQRPQTHLVAIGLGSYRDQQIPARKYAARDAELVASYFQSLGGVSASNVRVLQDRKALRADIEETLMDWLPPRLTGESVVIVYFAGHAKVDVSGETYLVPYEGSGTSAARLYPVKDLQDTLGKLKARHALLIFDGSVTRLGKDAKAKGKWPKWAGGNGNLVELIGTTGTQPGLEPEQLKHGLFTYHLLRGLAGEADANRDGDVTLGELASFLRQAVPTSAKGDFGQDQRPQILPPLTASSKAAGLTLTRTAR from the coding sequence ATGAGCAACCTCCGGATCACCCATCAGGGTCGCATCCCGCTGCGATGCGGCCTCGCGGGGCTCGCACCCGTGCTGCTGATCGCGCTGCTGACCGGATGCGACAAGGCCAAGGGGGTCTTCATGCGCGCCACCCTGCCGGACATGGGGCCGCCGATCCCCATGTCGGTCAGGATTGACTTCGATCCTTCGCTGGTCAAGGCTCGCGACCAGTTCACCAACGCCTGCAACGCCCCCCAGGAGATGCGCATCGGGGAAGAGCTCGAATCGGTGCTGATCCAGGCCGCCTATCAGAACTTCAAGGCCGTCTATACCGGCGGCAAGGTCCCGGCCGGCGTGAAGCCTGACGTCGAGGTGTACCTGACGCTCCAGCAGGCGGGGCTCAAGATTCAGACGGACGGCATTTACGACCGCCTGCCCACCGACCTGACCCTCGAGGTGTTGGCCCTCTTCAAGGACTCCTCCGGCAAGGTGCTGCTCGAACAGCCGATCAAGGCGAACCGGCAGGAGAAGCTGATCCTGGAACCAACTCAGCACCGGTGCGCCTACCTCGGGTCGGAAAAATTTCTCCACGATGCAGCCGTCGGCCTCGCCGTCCAGTTCGTCCAGCACGCGCGCAACCTCCTCGCACCCGACGCGGCCTACGCCCAGGCCGCCGGACCGCCGGGCGAGCCGGCTCCCCCGGTCCAACCCGCCCCTGCGATCCAGGCCGCGCCTGCGCCAGTCCCGCCACAGGCCGGCCCGGCCGGCCTCACCTTCAAGGCGACGGTCCTGGATGAGAACAACAACGCCGTGCTGGAGAGCGGCGAACGGGTCAAGGTCCGCGTGGACCTGATCAACGCCGGCCAAGCGCCAGCCCAGAACGTCTCCGTTTCCTTGAGCGGCTCCCCCGCGATCCTTTCGCAATTCCCGGCCACGAGCCTGCCGATCGGGACGCTCCAGCCCGGCGAATCACGCTCCGTGGAGTTTCCCGCGACGCTCCCCCCCTCGGCCGGAGAATTGCGGGGCGAGCTGCAGGTGTCCCTCGCCGCAGCCGGCGCAGTCGCGGCCCCGGTCCAGACTGTGGCCGTCACGGTCAGGCCGGCAGGAACGCGCGCGTCGGCCGGCCCGCAGGCAGCCCGCTCCTATGAAGACGTGGATCGGGTGCCGGCCTCCTCGGGGCTCCAGCGGCCCCAGACGCACTTGGTCGCCATCGGCCTGGGGAGCTACCGCGACCAGCAGATCCCGGCCCGCAAATACGCCGCGCGGGACGCCGAACTCGTTGCCTCGTATTTTCAGTCCCTGGGCGGCGTGTCGGCCTCGAACGTACGGGTGCTCCAGGATCGGAAGGCGCTGCGAGCGGACATCGAGGAGACGCTGATGGACTGGCTGCCGCCCCGCCTGACCGGCGAGTCGGTCGTGATCGTGTACTTCGCAGGCCACGCCAAGGTCGACGTCTCAGGCGAGACCTACCTGGTGCCGTACGAAGGAAGCGGCACCTCGGCGGCGCGGCTTTACCCGGTCAAGGACCTCCAGGACACGCTCGGCAAGCTGAAGGCGCGGCACGCCCTGCTCATCTTCGACGGATCCGTGACGCGGCTCGGAAAGGACGCGAAGGCGAAAGGCAAGTGGCCCAAGTGGGCCGGCGGCAACGGCAACCTGGTCGAGCTGATCGGGACGACCGGCACACAGCCGGGGCTCGAGCCGGAGCAGCTCAAGCACGGGCTGTTCACGTACCATCTCCTGCGCGGGCTTGCGGGCGAGGCCGACGCGAATCGCGACGGAGACGTGACGCTGGGCGAGTTGGCCTCGTTCCTCCGCCAAGCCGTTCCGACTTCAGCCAAGGGCGACTTCGGCCAGGACCAGCGCCCGCAGATCTTGCCGCCGCTGACCGCTTCCAGCAAAGCCGCCGGACTCACCTTGACGAGAACCGCCCGCTAG
- a CDS encoding cytochrome c — MRYVSRSIGLLTALMFVAATAAVAEERDPLKPRVPADKIAEAKAMKNPVPATPENVAKGKALFEGKGTCFNCHGKEGKGDGPAGQILNPSPRNFTNCKFHKKRKDGELFWVIKNGSPGTGMVPLIPAAINEEEAWTIINYERSFCKSGD; from the coding sequence ATGCGGTATGTTTCGAGGTCAATCGGTCTCTTGACCGCGCTGATGTTCGTGGCGGCCACCGCGGCGGTGGCGGAGGAGCGGGACCCGCTGAAGCCCCGGGTTCCGGCCGACAAGATCGCCGAGGCCAAGGCGATGAAGAACCCGGTTCCCGCGACGCCGGAGAACGTCGCCAAGGGCAAGGCCCTGTTCGAGGGGAAGGGCACCTGCTTCAACTGCCACGGCAAGGAAGGCAAGGGCGACGGCCCGGCCGGCCAGATCTTGAACCCCAGCCCGCGGAACTTCACGAACTGCAAGTTCCACAAGAAGCGGAAGGACGGCGAGCTCTTCTGGGTGATCAAGAACGGCAGCCCGGGGACCGGCATGGTGCCGCTGATTCCGGCCGCGATCAACGAAGAAGAGGCCTGGACGATCATCAACTACGAGCGGAGCTTCTGCAAGAGCGGCGACTAA
- a CDS encoding purine-nucleoside phosphorylase: MTGDGSPSSLTQQAIDSLRSRLPALPTVGVILGSGLGRFADQLPILATIPYTEIPGFAACSAAGHAGRLVLTDRCGPRVAILQGRVHRYEGHSLETVTRPVRVLAGLGVKTLIVTCAAGALDDAQPGTLLLIEDHLNLMGDNPLAGAGFQFVEMARAYDPDLLGQAEGAARAAGLPVRRGILAAVTGPSYETAAEAAMLARLGAHAVSMSVVPEVIVARALGLRVLGLALLTNRAGAPLSQQQGHELVVAEAERRAASVGAVLEGVLRRL; this comes from the coding sequence ATGACGGGTGACGGCTCTCCTTCCTCTCTGACGCAACAGGCGATCGACTCCCTCCGCTCCCGCCTCCCGGCGCTTCCCACGGTCGGCGTCATTCTCGGCTCCGGCCTCGGTCGTTTCGCCGATCAACTCCCCATTCTCGCCACAATTCCCTACACGGAGATTCCGGGATTCGCCGCCTGTTCCGCGGCCGGACACGCGGGCCGGTTGGTCCTGACGGACCGCTGCGGTCCCCGCGTGGCGATCCTGCAGGGACGCGTCCACCGCTATGAAGGCCATTCCCTGGAGACGGTCACGCGGCCGGTCCGCGTCCTGGCCGGGCTCGGCGTCAAGACGTTGATCGTGACCTGCGCGGCCGGAGCGCTGGACGACGCACAGCCGGGGACGCTCCTGCTCATCGAGGATCACCTGAACCTGATGGGCGACAATCCCCTGGCCGGCGCCGGATTTCAATTCGTCGAGATGGCGCGGGCCTACGATCCGGACCTTCTGGGCCAGGCCGAGGGCGCGGCCAGGGCCGCCGGCCTGCCCGTCCGTCGCGGGATTCTGGCGGCCGTCACGGGGCCGAGCTATGAAACGGCTGCGGAAGCGGCCATGCTGGCCCGGTTGGGGGCCCACGCGGTCAGCATGTCCGTCGTGCCGGAAGTGATCGTGGCGCGCGCCCTGGGCCTCCGGGTCCTGGGGCTGGCGCTGCTGACCAACCGGGCCGGGGCCCCGTTGAGCCAACAGCAGGGACACGAGCTGGTCGTCGCGGAGGCGGAGAGGCGCGCCGCGTCGGTCGGGGCCGTGCTGGAGGGGGTCCTTCGCCGCCTGTGA
- a CDS encoding RodZ domain-containing protein: protein MESVGDFFKQVRETKGLTLDEVASKTRINPDFLRALEEGNFSKLPDQVFAKGFVRSYARSLGLDEEDAMRRFVESAGTFYEKQSELEQLRVRQEEDERRKKANRKVVIAAVAVALLALVLLLGREQAAVSPGRQSGEPEQTGKKLAVPSRPAPAQPAPAPSETAPAVAPQTQGSQPSEPAASLPMTSAPNEPLLGLPLEGDASRDGLTLDIEALELSWVVVQVDGASPHEALLRPGERARWKAADRFTLTLGNAGGVRVELNGKPVGPFGPSGKVARDIVIKRP, encoded by the coding sequence ATGGAATCAGTCGGCGACTTCTTCAAACAGGTGCGCGAGACCAAGGGGCTCACCCTCGACGAGGTGGCCTCGAAGACCCGCATCAACCCCGATTTCCTGCGAGCCCTGGAGGAGGGCAACTTCTCCAAGCTGCCCGATCAGGTCTTCGCCAAGGGATTCGTGCGGTCCTATGCCCGGTCCCTGGGTCTGGACGAGGAGGACGCCATGCGCCGGTTCGTGGAATCGGCGGGGACGTTCTACGAGAAGCAGTCCGAGCTGGAGCAACTGCGGGTCCGGCAGGAGGAAGACGAGCGGCGCAAGAAGGCCAATCGCAAGGTGGTCATCGCCGCCGTCGCCGTCGCCCTGCTCGCGCTGGTGTTGCTCCTGGGGCGTGAGCAGGCCGCCGTGTCCCCCGGTCGCCAGAGCGGGGAACCGGAGCAGACCGGCAAGAAGCTGGCGGTCCCAAGCCGGCCCGCCCCGGCTCAGCCAGCACCGGCGCCGTCAGAGACGGCGCCTGCGGTGGCGCCCCAGACCCAGGGGAGCCAGCCGAGCGAGCCGGCCGCCTCCCTGCCGATGACCAGCGCGCCGAACGAGCCGTTGCTCGGGCTTCCCTTGGAAGGGGACGCGTCCCGGGACGGGCTGACCTTGGATATTGAAGCGCTGGAGCTCAGTTGGGTCGTGGTGCAGGTGGACGGAGCCAGCCCGCACGAGGCCCTGCTCCGGCCGGGGGAACGGGCCCGGTGGAAGGCCGCGGACCGGTTCACGCTCACGCTCGGCAACGCCGGGGGCGTCCGCGTGGAGCTGAACGGCAAGCCGGTCGGACCGTTCGGTCCCAGCGGCAAAGTCGCCCGCGACATCGTGATCAAACGTCCATGA
- a CDS encoding tetratricopeptide repeat protein — protein MNRRVLRRSGWPVGLLGACATVLLGTGAGCGATEEQIKKADGYYREGFASLEADRQQAYVSFQKAVQENPNHRDAHYYIGHILANQRKYGPAEREFREVIRIDPDYSEAHTYLGVVLASQDRWQEAIKEYRRALDNPLYPTPDVALYNLGQALAREGDMQGAAQAFEDALQVRPPNVQPAQLHLQLGIAYYRLGSNEKARESLRQVTALDKGGQFAADAEKWLRRLKP, from the coding sequence GTGAACAGGCGCGTGCTCCGGCGTTCCGGCTGGCCCGTCGGGCTCCTGGGAGCCTGTGCGACCGTGCTGCTCGGCACGGGGGCCGGCTGCGGCGCCACCGAAGAGCAGATCAAGAAGGCGGACGGTTATTATCGGGAGGGGTTCGCGAGCCTGGAGGCCGACCGCCAGCAGGCCTACGTCTCGTTCCAGAAGGCCGTCCAGGAGAACCCGAACCATCGGGACGCGCACTACTACATCGGACACATCCTGGCCAATCAGCGGAAATATGGGCCGGCCGAGCGGGAGTTTCGGGAAGTCATCCGGATCGACCCCGATTATTCGGAGGCCCACACCTATCTGGGCGTGGTGCTGGCCAGTCAGGACCGGTGGCAGGAGGCGATCAAGGAGTACCGCCGCGCGCTCGACAATCCGCTGTACCCGACGCCCGATGTGGCCCTGTACAACCTGGGGCAGGCGCTGGCGCGTGAAGGCGACATGCAGGGCGCGGCGCAAGCCTTCGAGGACGCGCTGCAGGTCAGACCGCCCAACGTCCAGCCGGCCCAGCTTCACCTCCAGTTGGGCATCGCGTACTACCGGCTCGGGAGCAACGAGAAGGCCCGCGAGTCGTTGAGGCAGGTGACGGCTCTGGACAAGGGCGGGCAGTTTGCCGCTGACGCCGAGAAGTGGCTCCGGCGGCTGAAGCCGTAG
- a CDS encoding PfkB family carbohydrate kinase codes for MGELLVVGSVALDTVRTPFGVGNEVLGGSATYFATAASYFTGVNLIAVVGEDFPEQHLAFLKSRGVDLAGLERRPGRTFRWKGEYTHQLNEAHTLETHLNVFETFRPRIPDRYRSPDLLFLGNIDPELQLDVLRQVNRPKLVACDTMNFWIEGKRDALWRTLAEVDVLIINDGEARALGGQPNLVKVARDVLARGPKHLVVKRGEYGVLHFNRTYTFGAPAFPLEEVRDPTGAGDTFAGGFMGYLAATGNLSDAAIRQAIIFGSVMASFTVEAFSLDRLRSLDYKEIQGRFREFKRLTHFEDLS; via the coding sequence ATGGGAGAGTTGCTCGTCGTCGGGTCGGTGGCGCTGGATACGGTCCGGACGCCGTTCGGGGTGGGAAACGAAGTCCTGGGCGGGTCGGCGACCTATTTCGCGACCGCGGCCAGCTACTTTACGGGTGTGAACCTCATTGCGGTCGTGGGGGAAGACTTTCCGGAGCAGCATCTCGCGTTCCTCAAGAGCCGCGGCGTGGATCTGGCCGGGCTCGAGCGGCGGCCGGGACGGACGTTCCGTTGGAAGGGCGAGTACACGCACCAACTGAACGAGGCCCACACCCTCGAGACGCACCTGAACGTGTTCGAGACGTTCCGGCCCAGGATTCCGGACCGGTACCGGTCGCCGGACCTGCTGTTCCTCGGCAACATCGATCCGGAACTGCAGCTCGACGTGCTGCGCCAGGTCAACCGGCCCAAGCTCGTGGCCTGCGACACGATGAATTTCTGGATCGAGGGCAAGCGGGACGCGCTGTGGCGCACGCTGGCAGAGGTGGACGTGCTGATCATCAACGACGGGGAGGCCCGGGCGCTCGGCGGCCAGCCGAACCTGGTCAAGGTGGCCAGGGACGTCCTGGCCCGCGGGCCCAAGCACCTCGTCGTCAAGCGCGGTGAGTACGGGGTGTTGCACTTCAACCGCACGTACACCTTCGGGGCCCCGGCCTTCCCGCTGGAGGAAGTGCGGGACCCGACCGGCGCGGGGGACACGTTCGCGGGCGGCTTCATGGGCTACCTGGCGGCGACGGGGAACCTGTCGGACGCGGCGATCCGCCAGGCGATCATCTTCGGCAGCGTCATGGCCTCGTTCACGGTTGAGGCCTTCAGTCTTGACCGGCTGCGGTCCCTCGATTACAAAGAGATCCAAGGACGGTTCCGCGAGTTCAAGCGGTTGACCCATTTCGAGGACCTGTCGTGA
- the mtnP gene encoding S-methyl-5'-thioadenosine phosphorylase yields the protein MARKTSTKKPQADIGIIGGSGLYEMEGLEQVKEVRLSTPFGRPSDALVLGTIDGVKVAFLSRHGRGHRFSPSEINYRANVYALKSLGVTRVISVSAVGSMKETVRPGDVLLPDQFVDLTKRRAGTFFDRGVVAHVAFADPVCGRLAEALRKAAQETGATVHHRGVYLCIEGPQFSSRGESLFYRQWGVDVIGMTNMPEAKLAREAELCYATMALATDYDCWHESEESVTVEAILATLHKNVALAKRVIRAALPVAAEPRTCLCGTALAKAVLTAPNRIPREARKRLDLLIGRYLKKT from the coding sequence ATGGCAAGGAAGACGAGCACGAAGAAACCGCAGGCGGACATCGGGATCATCGGCGGGAGCGGCCTCTACGAAATGGAGGGGCTGGAACAGGTGAAGGAGGTCCGGCTCAGCACGCCGTTCGGGCGCCCCTCGGACGCGCTCGTGCTCGGCACGATCGACGGCGTGAAGGTGGCGTTCCTCTCGCGGCACGGCCGCGGCCACCGGTTCAGCCCCAGCGAGATCAATTACCGCGCGAACGTCTACGCGCTCAAGTCGCTGGGCGTGACGCGCGTCATCTCCGTGAGCGCGGTCGGCAGCATGAAGGAGACGGTGCGGCCCGGCGACGTGCTGCTGCCGGACCAGTTCGTGGACCTCACCAAGCGCCGCGCCGGCACGTTTTTCGACCGGGGCGTCGTGGCGCACGTCGCGTTCGCGGATCCGGTCTGCGGCAGGCTCGCCGAGGCCCTGCGCAAAGCCGCGCAGGAAACCGGCGCGACGGTCCACCACAGGGGCGTGTACCTCTGCATCGAAGGCCCGCAGTTTTCGAGCCGCGGCGAGTCGCTGTTCTACCGGCAGTGGGGCGTGGACGTGATCGGGATGACCAACATGCCGGAGGCCAAGCTGGCCCGCGAAGCGGAGCTGTGCTACGCCACGATGGCGCTGGCCACGGACTACGACTGCTGGCACGAGAGCGAAGAATCGGTGACGGTCGAGGCGATCCTGGCCACCTTGCACAAGAACGTGGCGCTGGCCAAGCGCGTGATCCGGGCCGCGCTTCCGGTCGCGGCCGAGCCGCGGACCTGCCTCTGCGGGACGGCGCTCGCGAAGGCCGTCCTGACCGCCCCGAACCGGATTCCACGGGAAGCGCGGAAGCGGCTGGACCTGCTGATCGGCCGGTATCTCAAAAAGACGTGA